The Miscanthus floridulus cultivar M001 chromosome 6, ASM1932011v1, whole genome shotgun sequence genomic interval CGGGCCCTATCCCTTTGTCGCCTCGCCACGGGACGGCATGCAGACGCAGAGCCCCCGCCCCGAAGACCACGTCCGAGAAGGCAGCGCGACCGCAGCAGCGCAACCCGTTCTGCCAGCGACCGCGACCatgtccaccaccaccgcccgGACGAAGCGCTCGGCGTCCATGCCCCTCCCCGGCGgcgccggggccggggccggcaAGGGCAGGGACCCCTCCCCCGCCCCGGCGCCCGGCGCGCGCGCGCGGCTCCGCGACGAGCAGGTGCGCCAGCTGCCGGAGCTCTTCCTCCGCTTCGACCTCGACGGCGACGGGAGCCTCACCAAGCTGGAGCTGGCGGCGCTCCTCCGCTCCCTGGGCCTCCGCCCCGCCGCCGGGGACGAGATCCACGCGCTCATCGCCGCCATGGACGCCGACGGCAACGGCACCGTGGAGTTCGACGAGCTCGCCTCCTCCCTCGCGCCGCTGCTCCTGGGCCCCGCCGCCCCGCCGTGGAGATACAAAACTCAAAAAATTGAAAACATGTCATTGGCCGTCAGCTCCACTTTTTTTTTGTTAGAGCGGAGTTGGCGTTTGGCAACGCAGAGCTATTTCCAATGCGTACCTTTAGTTACCTGACAAATGAAACCAAAGACAGGAACGAGCCAATGCGTACCTTTAGTTACGTGACAAATGAAACAAAAGACATTAATTCAAAGGCGGTTGGTTTCTccaactaaactttagtcgctgttcATTCGatgacacatgtatagagtattaaatatagactaattataaaactaattgcacagcttacaactaatttgcgagatgaatcttttaagcctaattagttcatgatttgacaatgagtgctatagtaaacatgtgctaatgacggattaattaggcttaataaatttgtcttgtGGAGTACCGACGGaatttgtaatttatttttttattagtatccaaacacctcaTGCGATACCCTCAcatgacacctcctaaattttagtcatcgaATCCAAACACCCTGTCTTTATACGAATGTGCCAGTGCGTTCCTTTAATTACGTGACAAATGAAACCAAAGACAGGAACGAGCCATGTGTCCCTCTAGTTACGTGACAAATGAAACCAAAGACATCAATTCTTAGGGACATCTAGGCAATTTACCTCCACTACTAATGTGCCCTAATAAAGATCTTAAAACTAAGTTCTTGGAGACGGAAAGGCGTGTCTTTTTAAAAGATGACGGAAAGGCGTGTCGATATCAGATTATCTTTCATCCAACGGAACTTTTCGCTAGCGGTTCTGTCGTCTGCCCCTGAACTTTTCGGCTAGCGGTTCACGCATCACCCCGCTTTACATCATCACCCCCTTTACATCTCCAGATCTCCCACACTCGGAAAACTTGGGTAGTATTGAAATTCGCAATGATAGATTCATAATCATACATGCCTTCCATCACGTTGCCTCACATATATCTGAACGATTCAGACTTCAGAGGGACGCAATTGACTCAAACGCAAGGCACGTCACCGATCACACCCCGGGAAACTGCTATAATAGAACTATGTCGAGTAACTATAATAGAACTATGTCAAGTAACTCGACAGCGTTTGATCAACTACTACAAGTTACTCCTACGTCACTAAACAATGAATTGACCGAAGGTACGGACCTGTTTGGTATAGTTTATAAGCTGCTTACGATCAAAATAAACTGAAGTCAATAGCCAAACACCaccgccctgttcgtttgagcttacttggctgataagccatggctgaaagtattattggctgatttggtgtgagagaaaaatactgttcgttggctgaaaaagtacggcttataagccaaacaagcccaagcgaacagggcgcacATTTTTCTACGGCTTATTCTGGCCACGTTTATTCCCATCGCTCCCATTTGTACTAAAAAGCACAAGTTAGATCAGACCAGCTTATGCCGCCGCTTTTACTCTATTTATATATAGCTTATCTGGCAAGTGCTTCCTAGATAAACTATACCAAACAAGGCCTAGACTACACTAGAAATTATAAAAAGACCTTTCTTCACTGACATGCTCCAGAAGTATTAAAGATTGATACCAGATAACATAATCTATTTGACCAACCTGTTCAAATAAATGAAACTATACACAGATGATATCCCATGGCTTATTTCATCTTCCTGTGTTCACTGTTGCAATGTGGCTGCAAATAATCTCAACAGAATCATATGTGCTCTtgtatttcattccatctccatgTAATTGTTTGTCTAGACTGTTGTGCAAAGGCTCAAATATCATTCCAGCATAAAAAAGATCAAAGCACAATTCAAAGCCTCAAACATGATTAGCCATTCGCGCTAATGGAATTAGAGAACTCTTCAATATGCTGGGCAAAACTCAAATATTTAGAGCTTTGGAAAGATATTAAGTCTCAATGAGAAAAGTGAATTGAGCAGGACTGGTGTTAAAATCAACCCAGTCTGAACAAACTATAGCAAGCACTGGACAAAGCCCATATGCATAGCCCCTGGGTCAGCAAATGATTTTTTTTAATGATGCATAAAAAAACTAAGATTACGTTTTTACTCATTGGCCTTCGCCAGTTTACTATCGCAAGAAAAATCTGGACATCGTGACTGGTCCATTCTGTACAGCAAGGAAGACGAGCATTTGGAAAACCAGAAATTCCCGAAAATTCCCAACAAGCAACTCCGTTTTGGGTGCAGATCCCCTGAACTGCCACGTGCAGGAAGTCACGGGTAGCATGCAGA includes:
- the LOC136460748 gene encoding probable calcium-binding protein CML12; amino-acid sequence: MQTQSPRPEDHVREGSATAAAQPVLPATATMSTTTARTKRSASMPLPGGAGAGAGKGRDPSPAPAPGARARLRDEQVRQLPELFLRFDLDGDGSLTKLELAALLRSLGLRPAAGDEIHALIAAMDADGNGTVEFDELASSLAPLLLGPAAPPWRYKTQKIENMSLAVSSTFFLLERSWRLATQSYFQCMARTKLIARKCTIVMPTRRTRFMLGKRVPPHLVEALRNMAEEPQEEPPMEVPMEEPLEDKMEDEPMDEDTQEGPIYEEPVEIEEYEEEPMEEDE